The Strigops habroptila isolate Jane chromosome 8, bStrHab1.2.pri, whole genome shotgun sequence genome includes a window with the following:
- the SST gene encoding somatostatin, which yields MLSCRLQCALALLSIALALGTVSAAPSDPRLRQFLQRSLAAAAGKQELAKYFLAELLSEPSQTENEALESEDLSRGAEQDEVRLELERSANSNPALAPRERKAGCKNFFWKTFTSC from the exons ATGCTGTCGTGCCGCCTTCAGTGCGCCCTGGCCCTGCTCTCCATCGCCCTGGCCCTCGGCACCGTCTCGGCCGCCCCCTCGGACCCGCGGCTCCGGCAGTTCCTGCAGAGGTCCCTGGCTGCCGCCGCCGGGAAGCAG GAACTGGCCAAGTACTTTTTGGCAGAACTGCTCTCAGAGCCAAGccagacagaaaatgaagccCTGGAGTCTGAGGACTTGTCCCGAGGGGCTGAGCAGGATGAAGTGAGACTGGAGCTGGAGCGCTCGGCTAACTCAAACCCCGCTCTGGCGCCCCGGGAACGCAAAGCGGGCTGCAAGAACTTCTTCTGGAAAACTTTCACATCCTGTTAG
- the BCL6 gene encoding B-cell lymphoma 6 protein yields MASPADSCIQFTRHASDVLLNLNRLRSRDILTDVVIIVNREQFRAHKTVLMACSGLFYSIFTDQLKCNLNVINLDPEINPEGFCILLDFMYTSRLNLRESNIMAVMATALYLQMEHVVDTCRRFVKSSEAEMVSAVKTPREEFLAGRMLSHPEVMAYRSREVSENGMPLQNGSLCNGRAFAPGLISGLSGSPISYHGYSPLPLNSFLVDDELREMRMPLSELSRAGAFSKERILPCDSSRTIPTEYMRTITDISANMCHATIYAPKEGAAEEARGDMHYSVASGPKPVVPSIRNNPYFSCDKVAKEEERTSSEDEISQHFEPTNTPLDRKGLISPQSPQKSDCQPNSPTESSSSKNARISQNSNSLFTKSPTDPKACNWKKYKFIVLNSLNQNTKQDNADQNEMGTLSPRTYVSMSTCQQSMEPEHLNVQSPTKISVSGEDSTIPQASRLNNIVNRSRDGSPRSSEGQSPLYMHSSKCSSCGCQSPQHAEMCLHTPGSNFGEEMGETQSEYSDSSCENGAFFCNECDCRFSEEASLKRHSLQVHSDKPYKCDRCQASFRYKGNLASHKTVHTGEKPYRCNICGAQFNRPANLKTHTRIHSGEKPYKCETCGARFVQVAHLRAHVLIHTGEKPYPCEICGTRFRHLQTLKSHLRIHTGEKPYHCEKCNLHFRHKSQLRLHLRQKHGAITNTKVQYRISASEVPPELPKAC; encoded by the exons ATGGCCTCGCCAGCAGACAGCTGCATCCAGTTCACCCGCCATGCGAGCGATGTCCTTCTCAATCTCAATCGCCTTAGAAGCCGGGATATCCTGACTGATGTTGTCATCATCGTGAACCGGGAGCAGTTCAGAGCCCACAAAACAGTCCTGATGGCCTGCAG TGGCCTTTTCTACAGCATCTTCACTGACCAGCTCAAGTGCAACTTGAATGTCATCAACCTGGACCCTGAAATTAACCCTGAGGGGTTTTGCATCCTCTTAGACTTCATGTATACCTCCCGCCTGAACTTGAGGGAGAGCAACATCATGGCCGTGATGGCCACAGCACTGTACCTGCAGATGGAGCATGTGGTTGATACCTGCCGAAGGTTTGTCAAGTCTAG TGAAGCGGAGATGGTGTCTGCTGTGAAGACCCCAAGGGAAGAGTTTTTGGCTGGGCGGATGCTGAGCCACCCAGAGGTGATGGCTTACCGGAGCAGAGAAGTGTCAGAGAATGGCATGCCTCTCCAAAATGGGTCCCTCTGCAATGGGAGGGCCTTTGCCCCTGGCTTGATCAGTGGTTTGTCTGGATCCCCCATTTCCTACCATGGATACAGCCCTCTTCCTCTAAATAGCTTCCTTGTGGATGATGAGTTGAGAGAGATGAGGATGCCTCTCTCTGAACTCTCGAGGGCAGGTGCCTTCTCCAAGGAGAGGATCCTGCCATGCGACAGCTCCAGGACAATCCCCACCGAGTACATGAGAACCATTACTGACATCTCAGCCAACATGTGCCACGCTACCATCTATGCTCCGAAAGAAGGTGCTGCTGAAGAAGCCAGGGGCGACATGCACTACAGTGTAGCCTCTGGCCCCAAACCTGTTGTCCCTTCGATCCGGAACAATCCCTATTTCTCTTGTGACAAAGTGGCCAAAGAGGAGGAGCGAACCTCTTCAGAGGATGAGATCAGCCAGCACTTTGAGCCCACCAACACCCCCCTGGACCGCAAGGGACTCATCAGCCCCCAGAGCCCCCAGAAGTCAGACTGTCAGCCCAACTCACCAACCgagtccagcagcagcaagaatgCCCGTATCAGTCAGAACTCCAACTCCCTCTTCACGAAGAGCCCCACAGACCCCAAAGCCTGCAACTGGAAGAAGTACAAGTTCATCGTCCTCAACTCTCTCAATCAGAACACAAAACAAGACAATGCTGACCAGAATGAGATGGGAACCCTTTCTCCTCGCACCTATGTGTCCATGTCCACTTGCCAGCAGTCCATGGAGCCGGAGCATCTCAACGTTCAATCCCCCACAAAGATAAGCGTGAGTGGAGAAGACTCTACTATCCCACAAGCAAGCAGACTCAACAATATTGTTAACAG GTCCCGGGATGGGTCCCCTCGGAGCAGCGAAGGGCAGTCGCCGCTGTACATGCATTCATCAAAGTGCAGCTCCTGTGGTTGCCAGTCCCCACAACATGCTGAGATGTGCCTTCATACCCCTGGCTCAAACTTCGGAGAGGAGATGGGGGAGACCCAGTCTGAATACTCTGACTCCAGCTGCG AGAACGGAGCCTTCTTCTGCAACGAGTGTGACTGCCGGTTCTCTGAGGAGGCCTCTCTCAAGAGGCACTCTCTGCAAGTCCACAGTGACAAGCCCTACAAGTGTGACCGCTGCCAGGCCTCCTTCCGCTACAAGGGGAACCTTGCCAGCCACAAAACTGTCCACACAG gaGAAAAGCCGTACCGCTGCAACATCTGTGGGGCACAGTTCAACCGGCCAGCCAACCTGAAAACCCACACACGCATCCACTCCGGAGAGAAACCATACAAGTGCGAGACCTGTGGGGCCAGATTTGTCCAG GTGGCCCACCTCCGTGCTCACGTCCTCATTCACACCGGGGAGAAGCCGTATCCCTGCGAGATCTGTGGCACACGCTTCCGGCACCTGCAGACCCTCAAAAGTCACCTTCGAATCCACACGGGAGAGAAACCGTATCAT TGTGAGAAGTGCAACCTGCATTTCCGCCACAAAAGCCAGCTGCGGCTTCACCTCCGGCAGAAGCACGGGGCCATCACCAACACCAAGGTGCAGTATCGCATCTCGGCGAGCGAGGTGCCTCCAGAGCTCCCCAAGGCCTGCTAA